One genomic segment of Macaca fascicularis isolate 582-1 chromosome 19, T2T-MFA8v1.1 includes these proteins:
- the C19H19orf47 gene encoding uncharacterized protein C19orf47 homolog isoform X8, whose amino-acid sequence MAALSLVAAWWARAAAGWSVQLPAAPGSSVRARETMVSVTMATSEWIQFFKEAGIPPGPAVNYAVMFVDNRIQKSMLLDLNKEIMNELGVTVVGDIIAILKHAKVVHRQDMCKAATESVPCSPSPLAGEIRRGTSALACQEEESLAVPAKRRRVTAEMEGKYVINMPKGTTPRTRKILEQQQAAKGLHRTSVFDRLGAETKADTTTGSKPTGVFSRLGATPETDEDLAWDSDNDSSSSVLQYAGVLKKLGRGPAKAGPQPALTVKAKATSSATTAAAPTLRRLALSSRSGLERKPESLSKVSIIKRLGAATLVPEAQDSQVTSTKSKSSAEVKVTIKRTLVGPRGSSSSEGLGAQMDHAGTVSVFKRLGRRTF is encoded by the exons ATGGCCGCACTCTCGCTGGTGGCGGCCTGGTGGGCTAGAGCGGCCGCGGGCTGGTCAGTTCAGCTTCCTGCG gCTCCAGGGAGCAGTGTCAGGGCCAGGGAGACGATGGTCTCCGTGACTATGG CCACTTCCGAGTGGATCCAGTTCTTTAAGGAAGCTGGCATTCCTCCAGGACCTGCTGTCAATTATGCCGTGATGTTTGTGGATAATAG GATTCAGAAGAGCATGCTGCTGGATCTCAATAAGGAGATCATGAATGAGCTGGGCGTGACCGTGGTGGGCGACATCATTGCCATTCTCAAGCATGCCAAAGTGGTGCACCGTCAG GACATGTGCAAAGCTGCCACTGAGTCAGTgccctgcagccccagcccccTTGCAGGCGAGATTCGCCGTGGCACTAGTG CCCTGGCCTGCCAGGAGGAGGAGAGCCTGGCTGTTCCTGCCAAGCGGCGCCGGGTCACTGCTGAGATGGAGGGGAAGTACGTCATCAACATGCCCAAAGGCACCACACCCCGTACCCGTAAGATCCTGGAGCAGCAGCAGGCTGCAAAAG GTCTCCACAGGACGTCTGTGTTTGACCGCCTCGGCGCCGAGACCAAGGCAGACACCACAACGGGGAGTAAA CCCACAGGAGTCTTCAGCCGCCTGGGGGCCACCCCAGAAACGGACGAGGATCTGGCTTGGGACAGCGACAATGACAGCAGCAGCTCTGTCTTGCAGTATGCCGGGGTCCTGAAGAAGCTAGGACGGGGCCCAGCCAAGGCCGGTCCCCAGCCAGCACTGACTGTCAAAGCCAAGGCCACGAGCTCAGCGACAACGGCCGCTGCCCCGACACTGCGGCGCCTGGCGCTTTCCTCACGGTCCGGGCTGGAGAGGAAGCCGGAGTCCTTGTCTAAAGTCAGCATCATCAAGAGACTGGGCGCAGCTACCCTTGTGCCCGAGGCCCAGGACAGCCAGGTCACCAGCACCAAGAGTAAGTCCTCAGCTGAAGTCAAGGTCACCATTAAGAGGACTCTGGTGGGGCCCCGGGGGAGCAGCTCCAGCGAGGGCCTTGGTGCCCAGATGGACCACGCAGGCACTGTGAGCGTGTTCAAAAGACTGGGCCGCAGGACCTTCTAG
- the C19H19orf47 gene encoding uncharacterized protein C19orf47 homolog isoform X14, translating to MFVDNRIQKSMLLDLNKEIMNELGVTVVGDIIAILKHAKVVHRQDMCKAATESVPCSPSPLAGEIRRGTSAASRMITNSLNHDSPPSTPPRRPDTSTSKISVTVSNKMAAKSAKATALACQEEESLAVPAKRRRVTAEMEGKYVINMPKGTTPRTRKILEQQQAAKGLHRTSVFDRLGAETKADTTTGSKPTGVFSRLGATPETDEDLAWDSDNDSSSSVLQYAGVLKKLGRGPAKAGPQPALTVKAKATSSATTAAAPTLRRLALSSRSGLERKPESLSKVSIIKRLGAATLVPEAQDSQVTSTKSKSSAEVKVTIKRTLVGPRGSSSSEGLGAQMDHAGTVSVFKRLGRRTF from the exons ATGTTTGTGGATAATAG GATTCAGAAGAGCATGCTGCTGGATCTCAATAAGGAGATCATGAATGAGCTGGGCGTGACCGTGGTGGGCGACATCATTGCCATTCTCAAGCATGCCAAAGTGGTGCACCGTCAG GACATGTGCAAAGCTGCCACTGAGTCAGTgccctgcagccccagcccccTTGCAGGCGAGATTCGCCGTGGCACTAGTG CTGCCTCCCGAATGATTACCAACAGCCTGAACCATGACTCCCCACCCAGCACACCCCCCAGGCGCCCAGACACCAGCACCTCCAAGATCTCGGTCACCGTGTCCAACAAGATGGCAGCAAAGAGTGCCAAGGCCACTG CCCTGGCCTGCCAGGAGGAGGAGAGCCTGGCTGTTCCTGCCAAGCGGCGCCGGGTCACTGCTGAGATGGAGGGGAAGTACGTCATCAACATGCCCAAAGGCACCACACCCCGTACCCGTAAGATCCTGGAGCAGCAGCAGGCTGCAAAAG GTCTCCACAGGACGTCTGTGTTTGACCGCCTCGGCGCCGAGACCAAGGCAGACACCACAACGGGGAGTAAA CCCACAGGAGTCTTCAGCCGCCTGGGGGCCACCCCAGAAACGGACGAGGATCTGGCTTGGGACAGCGACAATGACAGCAGCAGCTCTGTCTTGCAGTATGCCGGGGTCCTGAAGAAGCTAGGACGGGGCCCAGCCAAGGCCGGTCCCCAGCCAGCACTGACTGTCAAAGCCAAGGCCACGAGCTCAGCGACAACGGCCGCTGCCCCGACACTGCGGCGCCTGGCGCTTTCCTCACGGTCCGGGCTGGAGAGGAAGCCGGAGTCCTTGTCTAAAGTCAGCATCATCAAGAGACTGGGCGCAGCTACCCTTGTGCCCGAGGCCCAGGACAGCCAGGTCACCAGCACCAAGAGTAAGTCCTCAGCTGAAGTCAAGGTCACCATTAAGAGGACTCTGGTGGGGCCCCGGGGGAGCAGCTCCAGCGAGGGCCTTGGTGCCCAGATGGACCACGCAGGCACTGTGAGCGTGTTCAAAAGACTGGGCCGCAGGACCTTCTAG
- the C19H19orf47 gene encoding uncharacterized protein C19orf47 homolog isoform X9, translating to MAALSLVAAWWARAAAGWSVQLPAAPGSSVRARETMVSVTMATSEWIQFFKEAGIPPGPAVNYAVMFVDNRIQKSMLLDLNKEIMNELGVTVVGDIIAILKHAKVVHRQDMCKAATESVPCSPSPLAGEIRRGTSAASRMITNSLNHDSPPSTPPRRPDTSTSKISVTVSNKMAAKSAKATGLHRTSVFDRLGAETKADTTTGSKPTGVFSRLGATPETDEDLAWDSDNDSSSSVLQYAGVLKKLGRGPAKAGPQPALTVKAKATSSATTAAAPTLRRLALSSRSGLERKPESLSKVSIIKRLGAATLVPEAQDSQVTSTKSKSSAEVKVTIKRTLVGPRGSSSSEGLGAQMDHAGTVSVFKRLGRRTF from the exons ATGGCCGCACTCTCGCTGGTGGCGGCCTGGTGGGCTAGAGCGGCCGCGGGCTGGTCAGTTCAGCTTCCTGCG gCTCCAGGGAGCAGTGTCAGGGCCAGGGAGACGATGGTCTCCGTGACTATGG CCACTTCCGAGTGGATCCAGTTCTTTAAGGAAGCTGGCATTCCTCCAGGACCTGCTGTCAATTATGCCGTGATGTTTGTGGATAATAG GATTCAGAAGAGCATGCTGCTGGATCTCAATAAGGAGATCATGAATGAGCTGGGCGTGACCGTGGTGGGCGACATCATTGCCATTCTCAAGCATGCCAAAGTGGTGCACCGTCAG GACATGTGCAAAGCTGCCACTGAGTCAGTgccctgcagccccagcccccTTGCAGGCGAGATTCGCCGTGGCACTAGTG CTGCCTCCCGAATGATTACCAACAGCCTGAACCATGACTCCCCACCCAGCACACCCCCCAGGCGCCCAGACACCAGCACCTCCAAGATCTCGGTCACCGTGTCCAACAAGATGGCAGCAAAGAGTGCCAAGGCCACTG GTCTCCACAGGACGTCTGTGTTTGACCGCCTCGGCGCCGAGACCAAGGCAGACACCACAACGGGGAGTAAA CCCACAGGAGTCTTCAGCCGCCTGGGGGCCACCCCAGAAACGGACGAGGATCTGGCTTGGGACAGCGACAATGACAGCAGCAGCTCTGTCTTGCAGTATGCCGGGGTCCTGAAGAAGCTAGGACGGGGCCCAGCCAAGGCCGGTCCCCAGCCAGCACTGACTGTCAAAGCCAAGGCCACGAGCTCAGCGACAACGGCCGCTGCCCCGACACTGCGGCGCCTGGCGCTTTCCTCACGGTCCGGGCTGGAGAGGAAGCCGGAGTCCTTGTCTAAAGTCAGCATCATCAAGAGACTGGGCGCAGCTACCCTTGTGCCCGAGGCCCAGGACAGCCAGGTCACCAGCACCAAGAGTAAGTCCTCAGCTGAAGTCAAGGTCACCATTAAGAGGACTCTGGTGGGGCCCCGGGGGAGCAGCTCCAGCGAGGGCCTTGGTGCCCAGATGGACCACGCAGGCACTGTGAGCGTGTTCAAAAGACTGGGCCGCAGGACCTTCTAG
- the C19H19orf47 gene encoding uncharacterized protein C19orf47 homolog isoform X2: MAALSLVAAWWARAAAGWSVQLPAAPGSSVRARETMVSVTMATSEWIQFFKEAGIPPGPAVNYAVMFVDNRIQKSMLLDLNKEIMNELGVTVVGDIIAILKHAKVVHRQDMCKAATESVPCSPSPLAGEIRRGTSAASRMITNSLNHDSPPSTPPRRPDTSTSKISVTVSNKMAAKSAKATALACQEEESLAVPAKRRRVTAEMEGKYVINMPKGTTPRTRKILEQQQAAKGLHRTSVFDRLGAETKADTTTGSKPTGVFSRLGATPETDEDLAWDSDNDSSSSVLQYAGVLKKLGRGPAKAGPQPALTVKAKATSSATTAAAPTLRRLALSSRSGLERKPESLSKVSIIKRLGAATLVPEAQDSQVTSTKSKSSAEVKVTIKRTLVGPRGSSSSEGLGAQMDHAGTVSVFKRLGRRTF; the protein is encoded by the exons ATGGCCGCACTCTCGCTGGTGGCGGCCTGGTGGGCTAGAGCGGCCGCGGGCTGGTCAGTTCAGCTTCCTGCG gCTCCAGGGAGCAGTGTCAGGGCCAGGGAGACGATGGTCTCCGTGACTATGG CCACTTCCGAGTGGATCCAGTTCTTTAAGGAAGCTGGCATTCCTCCAGGACCTGCTGTCAATTATGCCGTGATGTTTGTGGATAATAG GATTCAGAAGAGCATGCTGCTGGATCTCAATAAGGAGATCATGAATGAGCTGGGCGTGACCGTGGTGGGCGACATCATTGCCATTCTCAAGCATGCCAAAGTGGTGCACCGTCAG GACATGTGCAAAGCTGCCACTGAGTCAGTgccctgcagccccagcccccTTGCAGGCGAGATTCGCCGTGGCACTAGTG CTGCCTCCCGAATGATTACCAACAGCCTGAACCATGACTCCCCACCCAGCACACCCCCCAGGCGCCCAGACACCAGCACCTCCAAGATCTCGGTCACCGTGTCCAACAAGATGGCAGCAAAGAGTGCCAAGGCCACTG CCCTGGCCTGCCAGGAGGAGGAGAGCCTGGCTGTTCCTGCCAAGCGGCGCCGGGTCACTGCTGAGATGGAGGGGAAGTACGTCATCAACATGCCCAAAGGCACCACACCCCGTACCCGTAAGATCCTGGAGCAGCAGCAGGCTGCAAAAG GTCTCCACAGGACGTCTGTGTTTGACCGCCTCGGCGCCGAGACCAAGGCAGACACCACAACGGGGAGTAAA CCCACAGGAGTCTTCAGCCGCCTGGGGGCCACCCCAGAAACGGACGAGGATCTGGCTTGGGACAGCGACAATGACAGCAGCAGCTCTGTCTTGCAGTATGCCGGGGTCCTGAAGAAGCTAGGACGGGGCCCAGCCAAGGCCGGTCCCCAGCCAGCACTGACTGTCAAAGCCAAGGCCACGAGCTCAGCGACAACGGCCGCTGCCCCGACACTGCGGCGCCTGGCGCTTTCCTCACGGTCCGGGCTGGAGAGGAAGCCGGAGTCCTTGTCTAAAGTCAGCATCATCAAGAGACTGGGCGCAGCTACCCTTGTGCCCGAGGCCCAGGACAGCCAGGTCACCAGCACCAAGAGTAAGTCCTCAGCTGAAGTCAAGGTCACCATTAAGAGGACTCTGGTGGGGCCCCGGGGGAGCAGCTCCAGCGAGGGCCTTGGTGCCCAGATGGACCACGCAGGCACTGTGAGCGTGTTCAAAAGACTGGGCCGCAGGACCTTCTAG
- the C19H19orf47 gene encoding uncharacterized protein C19orf47 homolog isoform X24, with amino-acid sequence MFVDNRIQKSMLLDLNKEIMNELGVTVVGDIIAILKHAKVVHRQDMCKAATESVPCSPSPLAGEIRRGTSAALACQEEESLAVPAKRRRVTAEMEGKYVINMPKGTTPRTRKILEQQQAAKGLHRTSVFDRLGAETKADTTTGSKPTGVFSRLGATPETDEDLAWDSDNDSSSSVLQYAGVLKKLGRGPAKAGPQPALTVKAKATSSATTAAAPTLRRLALSSRSGLERKPESLSKVSIIKRLGAATLVPEAQDSQVTSTKSKSSAEVKVTIKRTLVGPRGSSSSEGLGAQMDHAGTVSVFKRLGRRTF; translated from the exons ATGTTTGTGGATAATAG GATTCAGAAGAGCATGCTGCTGGATCTCAATAAGGAGATCATGAATGAGCTGGGCGTGACCGTGGTGGGCGACATCATTGCCATTCTCAAGCATGCCAAAGTGGTGCACCGTCAG GACATGTGCAAAGCTGCCACTGAGTCAGTgccctgcagccccagcccccTTGCAGGCGAGATTCGCCGTGGCACTAGTG CAGCCCTGGCCTGCCAGGAGGAGGAGAGCCTGGCTGTTCCTGCCAAGCGGCGCCGGGTCACTGCTGAGATGGAGGGGAAGTACGTCATCAACATGCCCAAAGGCACCACACCCCGTACCCGTAAGATCCTGGAGCAGCAGCAGGCTGCAAAAG GTCTCCACAGGACGTCTGTGTTTGACCGCCTCGGCGCCGAGACCAAGGCAGACACCACAACGGGGAGTAAA CCCACAGGAGTCTTCAGCCGCCTGGGGGCCACCCCAGAAACGGACGAGGATCTGGCTTGGGACAGCGACAATGACAGCAGCAGCTCTGTCTTGCAGTATGCCGGGGTCCTGAAGAAGCTAGGACGGGGCCCAGCCAAGGCCGGTCCCCAGCCAGCACTGACTGTCAAAGCCAAGGCCACGAGCTCAGCGACAACGGCCGCTGCCCCGACACTGCGGCGCCTGGCGCTTTCCTCACGGTCCGGGCTGGAGAGGAAGCCGGAGTCCTTGTCTAAAGTCAGCATCATCAAGAGACTGGGCGCAGCTACCCTTGTGCCCGAGGCCCAGGACAGCCAGGTCACCAGCACCAAGAGTAAGTCCTCAGCTGAAGTCAAGGTCACCATTAAGAGGACTCTGGTGGGGCCCCGGGGGAGCAGCTCCAGCGAGGGCCTTGGTGCCCAGATGGACCACGCAGGCACTGTGAGCGTGTTCAAAAGACTGGGCCGCAGGACCTTCTAG
- the C19H19orf47 gene encoding uncharacterized protein C19orf47 homolog isoform X21, whose product MVSVTMATSEWIQFFKEAGIPPGPAVNYAVMFVDNRIQKSMLLDLNKEIMNELGVTVVGDIIAILKHAKVVHRQDMCKAATESVPCSPSPLAGEIRRGTSAASRMITNSLNHDSPPSTPPRRPDTSTSKISVTVSNKMAAKSAKATGLHRTSVFDRLGAETKADTTTGSKPTGVFSRLGATPETDEDLAWDSDNDSSSSVLQYAGVLKKLGRGPAKAGPQPALTVKAKATSSATTAAAPTLRRLALSSRSGLERKPESLSKVSIIKRLGAATLVPEAQDSQVTSTKSKSSAEVKVTIKRTLVGPRGSSSSEGLGAQMDHAGTVSVFKRLGRRTF is encoded by the exons ATGGTCTCCGTGACTATGG CCACTTCCGAGTGGATCCAGTTCTTTAAGGAAGCTGGCATTCCTCCAGGACCTGCTGTCAATTATGCCGTGATGTTTGTGGATAATAG GATTCAGAAGAGCATGCTGCTGGATCTCAATAAGGAGATCATGAATGAGCTGGGCGTGACCGTGGTGGGCGACATCATTGCCATTCTCAAGCATGCCAAAGTGGTGCACCGTCAG GACATGTGCAAAGCTGCCACTGAGTCAGTgccctgcagccccagcccccTTGCAGGCGAGATTCGCCGTGGCACTAGTG CTGCCTCCCGAATGATTACCAACAGCCTGAACCATGACTCCCCACCCAGCACACCCCCCAGGCGCCCAGACACCAGCACCTCCAAGATCTCGGTCACCGTGTCCAACAAGATGGCAGCAAAGAGTGCCAAGGCCACTG GTCTCCACAGGACGTCTGTGTTTGACCGCCTCGGCGCCGAGACCAAGGCAGACACCACAACGGGGAGTAAA CCCACAGGAGTCTTCAGCCGCCTGGGGGCCACCCCAGAAACGGACGAGGATCTGGCTTGGGACAGCGACAATGACAGCAGCAGCTCTGTCTTGCAGTATGCCGGGGTCCTGAAGAAGCTAGGACGGGGCCCAGCCAAGGCCGGTCCCCAGCCAGCACTGACTGTCAAAGCCAAGGCCACGAGCTCAGCGACAACGGCCGCTGCCCCGACACTGCGGCGCCTGGCGCTTTCCTCACGGTCCGGGCTGGAGAGGAAGCCGGAGTCCTTGTCTAAAGTCAGCATCATCAAGAGACTGGGCGCAGCTACCCTTGTGCCCGAGGCCCAGGACAGCCAGGTCACCAGCACCAAGAGTAAGTCCTCAGCTGAAGTCAAGGTCACCATTAAGAGGACTCTGGTGGGGCCCCGGGGGAGCAGCTCCAGCGAGGGCCTTGGTGCCCAGATGGACCACGCAGGCACTGTGAGCGTGTTCAAAAGACTGGGCCGCAGGACCTTCTAG
- the C19H19orf47 gene encoding uncharacterized protein C19orf47 homolog isoform X7: MAALSLVAAWWARAAAGWSVQLPAAPGSSVRARETMVSVTMATSEWIQFFKEAGIPPGPAVNYAVMFVDNRIQKSMLLDLNKEIMNELGVTVVGDIIAILKHAKVVHRQDMCKAATESVPCSPSPLAGEIRRGTSAALACQEEESLAVPAKRRRVTAEMEGKYVINMPKGTTPRTRKILEQQQAAKGLHRTSVFDRLGAETKADTTTGSKPTGVFSRLGATPETDEDLAWDSDNDSSSSVLQYAGVLKKLGRGPAKAGPQPALTVKAKATSSATTAAAPTLRRLALSSRSGLERKPESLSKVSIIKRLGAATLVPEAQDSQVTSTKSKSSAEVKVTIKRTLVGPRGSSSSEGLGAQMDHAGTVSVFKRLGRRTF, from the exons ATGGCCGCACTCTCGCTGGTGGCGGCCTGGTGGGCTAGAGCGGCCGCGGGCTGGTCAGTTCAGCTTCCTGCG gCTCCAGGGAGCAGTGTCAGGGCCAGGGAGACGATGGTCTCCGTGACTATGG CCACTTCCGAGTGGATCCAGTTCTTTAAGGAAGCTGGCATTCCTCCAGGACCTGCTGTCAATTATGCCGTGATGTTTGTGGATAATAG GATTCAGAAGAGCATGCTGCTGGATCTCAATAAGGAGATCATGAATGAGCTGGGCGTGACCGTGGTGGGCGACATCATTGCCATTCTCAAGCATGCCAAAGTGGTGCACCGTCAG GACATGTGCAAAGCTGCCACTGAGTCAGTgccctgcagccccagcccccTTGCAGGCGAGATTCGCCGTGGCACTAGTG CAGCCCTGGCCTGCCAGGAGGAGGAGAGCCTGGCTGTTCCTGCCAAGCGGCGCCGGGTCACTGCTGAGATGGAGGGGAAGTACGTCATCAACATGCCCAAAGGCACCACACCCCGTACCCGTAAGATCCTGGAGCAGCAGCAGGCTGCAAAAG GTCTCCACAGGACGTCTGTGTTTGACCGCCTCGGCGCCGAGACCAAGGCAGACACCACAACGGGGAGTAAA CCCACAGGAGTCTTCAGCCGCCTGGGGGCCACCCCAGAAACGGACGAGGATCTGGCTTGGGACAGCGACAATGACAGCAGCAGCTCTGTCTTGCAGTATGCCGGGGTCCTGAAGAAGCTAGGACGGGGCCCAGCCAAGGCCGGTCCCCAGCCAGCACTGACTGTCAAAGCCAAGGCCACGAGCTCAGCGACAACGGCCGCTGCCCCGACACTGCGGCGCCTGGCGCTTTCCTCACGGTCCGGGCTGGAGAGGAAGCCGGAGTCCTTGTCTAAAGTCAGCATCATCAAGAGACTGGGCGCAGCTACCCTTGTGCCCGAGGCCCAGGACAGCCAGGTCACCAGCACCAAGAGTAAGTCCTCAGCTGAAGTCAAGGTCACCATTAAGAGGACTCTGGTGGGGCCCCGGGGGAGCAGCTCCAGCGAGGGCCTTGGTGCCCAGATGGACCACGCAGGCACTGTGAGCGTGTTCAAAAGACTGGGCCGCAGGACCTTCTAG